The genomic region TCCTCTTGGGGGACAGACTTTGAAGAACTAGAGCGTAAAGGGCTGCTGAAGATTCTCTGCGCCTATCCCGAATCCACGGGATTAGAAGATCACCTACAAATTATCAAGTCTGAAATTGCTGAGTTTAAGCCATCTCGGATTGCCATCGACTCCCTTTCTGCCCTAGCGCGGGGCGTCAGCAATAACGCCTTTCGGCAGTTTGTGATTGGCGTTACGGGCTTTGCCAAGCAAGAAGAAATTACCGGCTTCTTCACCAATACCACCGACCAGTTTATGGGCTCCAATTCCATCACCGACTCCCATATTTCCACCATTACAGACACCATCTTGATGCTGCAATACGTGGAAATTCGCGGTGAAATGGCCCGCGCCATTAACGTCTTCAAGATGCGTGGATCCTGGCACGATAAAGGTATTCGGGAATATACCATCACCGATCAAGGGCCGGAAATCAAAGACTCCTTCCGCAACTTTGAGCGGATTATCAGCGGGTCGCCGAGCCGGATTTCGGTGGACGAAAAGAGCGAACTATCGCGGATTGTGCAAGGCTTCCAGCCTGATCTTTCCGATGATGACCTGTAAGCGTGGGCTGAGGAACAAATGGCAACCCTTTTACGGGATTGGAGCTACCGCTATCCGTGGTTCTATGACGCGATCGCTCGTTTAGCTGCTCTGACGGTGGGTGGAGAGGCTAGGTTCCGCCAGCTCGCCCTAGAGGGGCTAGAGATCACAGAGGCAACCCATATCCTGGATGTATGCTGTGGCTGTGGGCAAACCACTCGGTTTCTGGTGGAGCGATCGCCCCATGTGGTCGGGCTAGATGCCTCGCCGCGCTCGATTCAACGGGCCCAGATCAACGTACCCAGCGCCACCTTTGTAGAGGCTTGGGCCGAGGCCATGCCCTTGGCTGATCACCAGTTTGACCTCGTGCATACCAGCGTGGCTCTGCATGAGATGCAGCTCGACTCATTGCAGCAGATTATTGCCGAGGTCTATCGAGTCTTAAAACCCGGCGGGGTGTTTACCCTTGTGGACTTCCATCGCCCCTACAATCCCCTGCTCTGGCCGGGCTTGACAACTTTTTTGTGGGTCTTTGAAACAGAAACCGCCTGGCAGTTGCTGCAGCTCGATCTTCCAGACATGCTGAAGCAGCAAGGTTTTGAGGTTGATGCCAGCGCACTCCTCGGGCAACAGCTCTACGCTGGCGGTAGTCTACAGGTGGTGCGGGGCCGCAAACCTGATCCAGGCTGATGTCATAACACAGCGATCGCCCCTACAAGATAGATCACTCCTAGAATAGCGATCGCCTGGTTGACTGACCACATGAAGCCCCTTGAAGCCCCTCACCCCAAACCCCTCTCCCGGGTCGGTAGAGGGGCTTTGAAAATATCCCTACGTTGATTGCCCCCTTTGTGAGCAAAGGCTCTGGGGGATGAGGAAAAATTTGAGCCCATCAGAGCGATCGCTCCCAGAGCAACCATTACTCCAGGGTGTGAATCGTCAACACTTGGGGTGGTGTAGCATCGGGAGGATAGAGAAATTCCAGGTTCACAGCGCGGCGATCGCCCGGTGGCATCCGCAGTTGAATCAAGGGTTCTCCAGCTTGCCCCCGTCGATGCACAAGGTGGAGGTAGCGGGTTTGCAGCAGCCCAAAATCGTCAATGTAGGTTAATCGAACCGTACCTCGGAAGAAGATTTGCTCATCAGGGGGCTGCCGAAACCGTAGATAGCCATTGGCCTGTTCATCTTGCAGCGGCGTTTGCAACGCTAGCGCCACCGTTTGCGTCTCAGACGTAGGGTTATACAGGGGCAGGCTGAGGTCATACTTAACGCCATAGTTCCCATGGGAGCGATAGGCGGTGTCAGAATAGCGATCGAGCATTGCGCCGCTTTGAATTTGCCCCGTCCCAAAGGTGTTGTGATCAACGGTGTTGATCACATAGGATAGGCGCTGACCCGTGCCGGGAATCGTCAGGGTATTACCACCCACATCATCGGACAAGTCTGCCTTCCATTCCGAGCCCTGAGCAATACCAGACACCCGTCCATAGAAAAATCGGCTAAAGTTTTGGGTCTCAGGAGGTGTTGGAGCCAGATCTCGCGGCCCAGCTAGCCCCCGCTGGGTTAACAGCAACTGCCATTCCGCCAAGGTGGGTACCCGCTCATTGCCATCCGCTGTCAAGGGTGCATACATGGCCAGGCTAGCCACATAGACATCGCCATCGGTTCTGGCATGGATTTGCAGCGATCGCCCATTGGTGGGCAAGGGACGGCTTACGGCAGGCACCGGCGGCGATGCTGCAGCCTGGGTTGATGCTGACCGAGTAGAAGAGCTGCTTGCCGCTGTTTCAAGCTGGCGAGGGGGCAATAAGACTTGTCCTGGAGGCAAAGTACCATTGGTAGCCACCGACAGTCGCCGCAGGGGAATCGGTAAGTTGGCTAATAGGTAGGTCTGCCCCGCTGGAATACGCACACTCGGCTGCCAGTGGTCTTGACGGCTACCCCGCAGCATATCATTAGCAGTGCGGCTACCGGGGCCCGAGAAGGTGCGCCCTAGGGGATTGGCCACATAGGACGGCAAGTCATAAAACGGTGCCTCTTGGCTCAGATAGCTAACCGCCTGCAGGAGATCGAGGGTAACCGCTTGGGACTCTGGATTATGCACCAAAATGCCCAGAAACAAGGTGCGATTATCATCAGGGGTGAGCCCACGAGCAATGTGGTGGGCAAAAATATCGAAGCGTCCACTGAGGGGATAGTTAAGGTGAGCCGTGGCCACCTGCATGTTGTCAGGGGGGAAGGTAGACAGCAAAATACCCTCGGTTTGCACCAGTTCAGGGCTATTGCTGTTAAACACGGGTGTACTATCTAGCTGCCCTGGCAGAGGACGAATCTCTTGTTGGGGCTGGAGAATCTCTTGGGCTGCCGGACGGGCGGCTGATACTTCAGCTACAAGCGCTGGGGAGGTGAGTTGTGCGGCGACTAAAAATGGTAAAACTGTCAGCATAGGCAACGTCATCAAACATCAGCGCAAAGCGCACGTATAGGAACCAAACCCTTCACTATTGGCCAGGTCATTAACCCTAGCAAACGACTGATAACCAAGGGTCAATCGCGGCGGGCAAATCGATCGGGGACATGAATGATAGAGCGGACTTGAGCAAAGCAATGAGCCACACAAGACTCAGAAAGACGTTCCACTGGCTTGGAGCAGTCTCTGATCTTATACAGTTGCTCCTGATCCCTGGGCTGCAGATGGTTGGGTTTCACCAAAGATATGCCGTTTTTCACAATACCATTAACCTGTGTAACAGAAATGTTTCTAGGTTCAGAAATCTTCTCAGCCACATATTGGAAAAACCTATGGCAAGCACAACCGCGATCGCTGCCCCTTGGCTCAGTGTTCCCTGGAAAAGGGCGGTGATTGCTGAACTCTTTGTTGTTCTTAGCGTCAGCGCCATCATCCGGATGGTTCCATATTGGGAGTAGGGTGGGGTGGCACAGCTTCAACGGGTGGCGATCGCCCCCAATCAACAATTCGAGGATCACATTCAGCTCACCGATGCTCAGGGTCACTACCTCCAGCGTGTTCTAAGGCTCCAGGTGGGCGATCGCTTCATTGCCATGGATGGCAGCCAGTGGTGGCTAGCAGAAATCCAGGATGGCGCTAGAGCCAAGAGGCTAGAGGTTCTGCCCGCTGCCGCAGACCTCCACACTACCCTCACCTTGATCATGGCCATGCCCAAACAAGGTATGGACGACATGGTGCGCCAAGCCACGGAATTAGGCGTCTCTACCCTTGTGCCGGTGCAGAGCGATCGCACCCTGCTCAAACCCAGCGCCCAAAAGCTCGATCGCTGGCAGCGGATTGTCCAAGAAGCAGCGGAGCAGTCGGAGCGGCAGCACATTCCCATGGTCATGGCTCCCCAAGGGGCGATCGCAGCTCTTGGGGCAATCACAGCCAGCCATCGCTATATCTGTACCGCTCGGGGCGATCGCCCTTCCTTGCTATCTGTTGCTCAACGGGATCGCAAGCACCTGCAGGACGTGGCGATCGCCGTGGGTCCTGAAGGCGGATGGAGCGAGGCCGAAGTACAGCAGGCGATCGCCTTAGGCTACCAACCGGTGTCCCTGGGACGGCATATTTTGCGGGCAGTGACAGCTCCCCTAGTTGCGCTTGCCATTCTCACAGCGGTGCTAGAGGACGAGAGTGCTTAGAGTCTAGGACATTCGACCAGGAAAACGGATCTAGTGCGATTTCGATGGCGGACGCCCCCGATACCAACGAGCTAGGCGATCGGGAGAGATGCCCGCCATGTAGCCCAGCAAAATCACCTGGTTCAACACCGTCGTGCGCACCACGCCCAGCCGTTGCCAGCGCCGCCCAGAGGTGAGAACAGGTTGGGGAGCGATCGCGATTTGCCCCAGCGATCGCAGCCGGCGAACTAGGGCCACATCTTCCAGCAGCGGCAGATCGGGAAAACCACCCACCTGTTGGAAGGTCTCGGCGCGCAAGAACAGTCCTTGATCACCGTAGGGCAACCCCCACCGCGATCGCCAGCGCACCCCCCGCTCCACCCAGCGCAGGGCCGCTCCTGGTGCATCGATCGCCAAGGTAAAGGCTCCCGCAGCAATGGTAGGATCGCTGAGCATATGGCGGATTTCGGCGTCAAACTGCGGCGGTAGGTGGGTATCGGCGTGGAGAAAGAGCAGCAAATCTCCCGTAGCCAAACGGGCTCCTTGATTCATTTGCCGTGCCCGACCGGGGTCAGACTGCAGCGCAATAGCCCCCTGCTGACGAGCGATCGCTAGGGTGTCATCCTGACTGCCGCCATCCACCACGATCACCTCCACCACGTCCCCCGACTGCACCGCTTGCAGGACAGATGGCAACGTTGCCGCCTCATTTAAGGCCGGGATAATCACCGATAGCGTCTTGGACTTAGCAGGCTCCGAGCGATCGCGCACGGCATACCAGGTCGGCAAGTCCTCGGGATAGTCAATATCACTCAGGGGGGCGAGGGTGGCCACCCGCAGGTGCAGCCCATGGGCAATGGCCAGCGTTTGCTGCAATACCTGGGCCGTACTCCAGGCAATCTCTTGAAAAACCTCCGGGCAGGAACGGCGCAAACCCAGGAGGTAATAGCCACCGTCGGTTGCAGGGCCAAGCACCAGATCGTGATCCGCCAAGGTCTGGATAGCCTGTTCCAATCGCTGGGCAGTCAACTGAGGGCAATCAATACCAATCACTATTACCTGATCCGCTCCAGCAGCGAACTGATCGGCCACGGCCCGCTGCAGGCGATCGCCCAAATCTCCCTCGCCCTGGGAGGTATACGGCCAGCTCGCTCCCAGCCATGCTTCCATCTGAGAGCGATCGCCCCCACTAAAGCGCACATCCACGAATCGCTGGGGCAAGGGATCCGTCGGGGGAGCCGTAGGACAAGTCTGCCAGCGGGCCACCTGCCGCAGGGTATGCTCGGTCATCTGCCGCTGCAGATCGGCAGCCGCCTCAGCCCCCAGAGCCGGTATCAGACGGGTCTTCGTCGTACCAGGAACGGGATAGCGCGTGAAGACAATTAGGTGCTGAGATCGTTGTGAATGGGGTAATTGCGGATGGGGAGGCAAACTCACGCAGATACTCCTCAGACATCAGGGGCATACCGAAGTCTTGACCGAGGGATACAATCCGTCGCCGTCATGGTGACCAGACCTAATCCATCGCCTGGTATAGGCTAGGCATCCACCATCATTGCATACGACCATACCAGCGCAGTAAGACACGAGCTAGGCGATCGCTATCATGTTTAATCTGATGGGTTTGAGGATTCTCGGCCATCACATTGGCCATCACCACCCGCCGTCCTAGGTGAATCACCTCTTCCCGATCAAAGTACACGGGGTGCGATCGCTCTTGGGCATAGCGAATCATTGCTTCCGCCGACGGTGTTTTGCGATGTACCAAAACGGCATCAAACAAGGGGCGATCGCACAGGCGATCAATGGCGCAAATGTGATCCGCCACGGTATAGCCCTCGGTCTCACCTGCCTGGGTCATAATATTGCACACATAAATGCGCGGAACCGTTAGGGAAGCGATCGCCTCCCGAATATCGGGCACCAACAGGTTGGGAATCACGCTGGTATAAAGGCTACCCGGCCCGATAATCACATAATCTGCTTCCCGAATGGCCTGCAGAGCTCGGGGCAAAGCGGGCGGATTCTCGGGAATGCAGCCCACACGGATGATCTTACCGTCGGCTTCGGGAATATTGGATTCCCCTTTGATGATGCGACCATCGGCAAATTCTGCCCAGAGTTCCACATCACTGAGGGTGGCGGGCAGCACCTGCCCCCGCACCGCCAGAACTTTTGAACTGGCTGCCACGGCCTGCTCTAAATCTCCGGTCACCTCGCTCATGGCCGTGAGAAACAGGTTGCCAAAACTATGGCCCACCAGCCCATCCCCGGCCCGAAAGCGATATTGAAATAGCTCTGTCAGCAACTTTTCTTCATCAGCCAGGGCCGCCAAACAATTGCGAATATCCCCCGGCGGCAAAACCCCAATCTCCCGCCGCAGCCGACCAGACGAGCCGCCATCATCCGCCACGGTGACAATGGCCGTAATATTGGCGCTGTAAATCTTCAGGCCCCGCAGAAGATTAGACAACCCCGTACCGCCACCCAACACCACAATTTTGGGGCCGCGCTGTAAACGCCGATGGGCTGTGAGCACCTCAATCAGTTCTTCGTCCCCATTGGGCATCAACACCTCGGTGATCGCGCCGAGGGTGCGCATCTGCCCCAAAAAGACCAGCAAAACACCAATCAAGATCACCATGGGGCCACTAATGTAGCTCGGCACCCAATCGGTAATGAAATCTAGGGCATCGCCAATGAACCGGGTGATGTAAAACACCGGGGTGCGTTTTGTCCAGATGGCAATGCCCAAGGCTGCTAGCAACACCCCCGCCACACTCAACATCAACCAACGCTTGACGAAGAGACCAGGAGCCAGCCACTGGAACCACCGACTAACCCGATGCGGAGTGCGGGAACGGGATTCTTGCTGAAGCATGGTCAGCGCTTTTTTCCAGCGATTGGCAGTGGACATTCGAGATTCGCAACCTAAACGCAACGGTTGAAAAGACTAGACAACAAGCGATCGCCCTCTAGGGACTCCATACCCTACCCAGACCAGCGATCGCTAATGTGATATTGCCCCAGGAAAGCGGCGGATCTGGTATCGTCACTTTCCAGAACGAGAGAAGAAGAATCCGCATAGCTCAGGTGATCTATTGCCCGGTCACAATCAACGCGCGGTATCTGAAAGCAGCAACGCTTAGTCTGAGACGTATTCTCACTCAAGTGTCTGACTTCAGCGACTTTAAACGCCTAGAATTTTCATTCTGTCGTTTAGATGATCGAGCGTCAATGCCTTTGAGAACCCCGAATTCAGTACAAATGTTTCAATATGAGTGCTGGTATGGAAGCGAGAGTAGCATCTATGAAGGCTAAGCATACCCTCCCAAGAGGAACGTATTGCCCCATGCATAACCACAGAACAGCCAATGAGTAAATCCTACTAGACAGCGGACCCGAAGCGGTACTGTGCAACAGCAGGTTTCCTGGCATACTTGGAAACGCCCCTGCCGACCCCTGGCTGCTTTAAGCTGTTAAGTAGACCCAGCAATCAGGATTGTGAGCATTTTCAGGTATTCGTCGCATGAGTGAGCCGTTCCCCCCATCAAGTCCAGAGCTACCCAGCGAGCCTCTCCCAAACCTGCCCCCAGAGCAAACGGTGGACTTGCCCGAGCGGCTGCTCAAACATACCGTGCGCTATAGCGACTATCGGCAGGTAGATCGGGAGTTGTTTACGCCGATGTTCCGTCAGTATGCAGAGACGAAGGATCAGTATCCCCACGCGCTGCTGATGTATCGGGTGGGCGATTTTTTTGAAACCTTTTTCCAAGATGCCATCACCATTTCCCGAGCGCTAGAACTGGTGCTCACTAGCAAAGATGCCGGGAAAGACGTGGGACGGATTCCCCTAGCTGGCATTCCCTACCATGCCCTCGAACGCTACTGCACCCAGTTGGTGGAAAAGGGATTTGCGATCGCCATCTGCGACCAAGTCGAAGATCCGGCCCTGGCCCAAGGCTTGGTGAAACGGGAAGTGACTCGGGTGATTACGCCGGGGACGCTGCTGGAAGAGGGCATGCTGACAGCGCGGCAGAATAATTTCCTGGCGGCGGTGGTGATCGCGGGCAACCACTGGGGGCTGTCCTACGCCGATGTGTCTACCGGGGAATTTCTCACCACCCAGTCCCAAGACTTGGATCAGTTAGCTCAGGAACTCATGCGGCTGCAGCCCTCCGAGGTGCTGGTGCCCACCAATGCGCCCGATCTAGGCGGCCTGCTGCGACCGGGCCAATCATCGCCCCACTTACCCGACTGTCTACCCCGGCAGTTTTGCTATACCCTGCGATCGCAACTGGCGTTTGAAACCCAAGAGGCCCGCCAACGGCTGCTGCAAACCTTTCGCCTGCGATCGCTGGAAGGGCTGGGCTGTGACCATTTGCCCCTGGCGGTACGGGCAGCGGGCGGCCTGCTGCACTATTTAGAAGATACCCAGAAGGAGAATCCGTTACTTCTACAGCCGCTCTGTACCTATGCGCTGACGGAATTTTTGGTGCTGGATCATCAAACTCGCCGCAATTTGGAAATTACCCAAACGGCGAGGGACGGCACCTATACCGGCTCCCTGCTCTGGGCCCTCGATCGCACGGTGACCTCCATGGGGGGGCGACTGCTGCGCCGCTGGCTGCTGCAACCGCTGCTGGATGGGACGGCCATTCGCGATCGCCAAGCCACGATTCAAGAACTGTGCGATCGCGGCAGTTTGCGGCAAACGTTACAGGTGCTGCTGAAGCAAATCTACGACATCGAACGGCTCACGGGGCGGGCGGGATCGGGAACGGCCAATGCGCGGGATTTGGTGGACCTAGCGGATTCCCTGGAAAAGCTGCCGGATCTAGCCGCCGTGGTGGCGTCGGCTCAGTCGTCTTATCTGACGGCGCTGCAGCAGGTGCCGCCCCAGTTAGACCAGTTGGGTCAGGTTTTGCGATCGCACCTGCAGGACAATCCACCCCTATCGCTAACTGAGGGCAACCTCATTCGTCCGGGCATCGACGCACGGCTGGACAGTTTGCGGCAGCAGGTGGAAGCCGATCAGCAGTGGATTGCCCAGCTTGAGGTCACCGAACGGCAGCGCACGGGCATCTCGAATTTGAAAGTGGGGTTCAACAAAACCTTTGGCTACTACCTGGGCCTTTCCCGATCCAAGGCGGATCAAGCTCCTGACGACTACATTCGCAAGCAGACCCTCACCAACGAAGAGCGCTACGTCACCCTAGAGCTGAAGGAGCGGGAATCGCGGATTTTTAATGCCCGGGATGACCTGAACCGCTTGGAGTATGAGGTATTTGTGGAACTGCGCCAGCAGGTGGCAGCGGAAGCGGAGGCGATTCGTGCCGTGGCCCAAGCGATCGCGGCGGTGGATGCCTTGGTGGGTCTGGCGGATGTGGCGGTGTACCAGGGCTATTGCTGCCCGGAGATTCGCGAGGATCGGATTATTTACGTCGAGGAGGGACGTCATCCGGTGGTGGAACAGTCGCTCCCGGCGGGATTCTTTGTGCCCAATTCCATTCATCTGGGCAGCGATCGCCCTGCTGATTCGTCCTTGCCCACAGAGGCGATCGCCCCAGATTTGATTATCCTCACCGGCCCCAATGCCAGCGGCAAAAGCTGTTATCTGCGGCAAGTGGGTCTGATTCAGCTCATGGCCCAAGTGGGTAGCTTCGTACCGGCCCGGGCCGCGAGTTTAGGTATTTGCGATCGCATCTTCACCCGCGTGGGGGCGGTGGATGACCTGGCCACGGGGCAATCGACCTTTATGGTGGAAATGAACGAAACCGCCAATATCTTGAACCACGCCACCCCCCAGTCTCTAGTATTGCTGGATGAAATTGGTCGGGGTACGGCCACGTTTGATGGTCTGTCCATTGCCTGGGCCGTAGCCGAACACCTGGCCGCCGAGCTGCAGGCCCGCACCATCTTCGCCACCCACTACCACGAACTCAACGAACTGGCATCCTTACAGCCCAACGTGGCCAACTACCAGGTGACGGTGAAGGAAATGCCGGATCAGATCATTTTTCTGCATCAGGTACGCCCCGGCGGAGCCGATCGCTCCTACGGCATTGAGGCAGGGCGCTTGGCAGGGCTGCCCCCGTCGGTGATTCAGCGGGCCAAGCAAGTCATGGCGCAAATCGAACAGCATTCCCACATTGCCGTGGGTCTGCGCCAAGGGACTGACACGCCCGAACCTCGGAAACGTCGTCGGGTTAAAGAAGCA from Candidatus Obscuribacterales bacterium harbors:
- a CDS encoding methyltransferase domain-containing protein; protein product: MATLLRDWSYRYPWFYDAIARLAALTVGGEARFRQLALEGLEITEATHILDVCCGCGQTTRFLVERSPHVVGLDASPRSIQRAQINVPSATFVEAWAEAMPLADHQFDLVHTSVALHEMQLDSLQQIIAEVYRVLKPGGVFTLVDFHRPYNPLLWPGLTTFLWVFETETAWQLLQLDLPDMLKQQGFEVDASALLGQQLYAGGSLQVVRGRKPDPG
- a CDS encoding DUF3370 domain-containing protein — protein: MLTVLPFLVAAQLTSPALVAEVSAARPAAQEILQPQQEIRPLPGQLDSTPVFNSNSPELVQTEGILLSTFPPDNMQVATAHLNYPLSGRFDIFAHHIARGLTPDDNRTLFLGILVHNPESQAVTLDLLQAVSYLSQEAPFYDLPSYVANPLGRTFSGPGSRTANDMLRGSRQDHWQPSVRIPAGQTYLLANLPIPLRRLSVATNGTLPPGQVLLPPRQLETAASSSSTRSASTQAAASPPVPAVSRPLPTNGRSLQIHARTDGDVYVASLAMYAPLTADGNERVPTLAEWQLLLTQRGLAGPRDLAPTPPETQNFSRFFYGRVSGIAQGSEWKADLSDDVGGNTLTIPGTGQRLSYVINTVDHNTFGTGQIQSGAMLDRYSDTAYRSHGNYGVKYDLSLPLYNPTSETQTVALALQTPLQDEQANGYLRFRQPPDEQIFFRGTVRLTYIDDFGLLQTRYLHLVHRRGQAGEPLIQLRMPPGDRRAVNLEFLYPPDATPPQVLTIHTLE
- a CDS encoding 16S rRNA (uracil(1498)-N(3))-methyltransferase, whose amino-acid sequence is MAQLQRVAIAPNQQFEDHIQLTDAQGHYLQRVLRLQVGDRFIAMDGSQWWLAEIQDGARAKRLEVLPAAADLHTTLTLIMAMPKQGMDDMVRQATELGVSTLVPVQSDRTLLKPSAQKLDRWQRIVQEAAEQSERQHIPMVMAPQGAIAALGAITASHRYICTARGDRPSLLSVAQRDRKHLQDVAIAVGPEGGWSEAEVQQAIALGYQPVSLGRHILRAVTAPLVALAILTAVLEDESA
- a CDS encoding TIGR04283 family arsenosugar biosynthesis glycosyltransferase gives rise to the protein MSLPPHPQLPHSQRSQHLIVFTRYPVPGTTKTRLIPALGAEAAADLQRQMTEHTLRQVARWQTCPTAPPTDPLPQRFVDVRFSGGDRSQMEAWLGASWPYTSQGEGDLGDRLQRAVADQFAAGADQVIVIGIDCPQLTAQRLEQAIQTLADHDLVLGPATDGGYYLLGLRRSCPEVFQEIAWSTAQVLQQTLAIAHGLHLRVATLAPLSDIDYPEDLPTWYAVRDRSEPAKSKTLSVIIPALNEAATLPSVLQAVQSGDVVEVIVVDGGSQDDTLAIARQQGAIALQSDPGRARQMNQGARLATGDLLLFLHADTHLPPQFDAEIRHMLSDPTIAAGAFTLAIDAPGAALRWVERGVRWRSRWGLPYGDQGLFLRAETFQQVGGFPDLPLLEDVALVRRLRSLGQIAIAPQPVLTSGRRWQRLGVVRTTVLNQVILLGYMAGISPDRLARWYRGRPPSKSH
- a CDS encoding gluconeogenesis factor YvcK family protein translates to MSTANRWKKALTMLQQESRSRTPHRVSRWFQWLAPGLFVKRWLMLSVAGVLLAALGIAIWTKRTPVFYITRFIGDALDFITDWVPSYISGPMVILIGVLLVFLGQMRTLGAITEVLMPNGDEELIEVLTAHRRLQRGPKIVVLGGGTGLSNLLRGLKIYSANITAIVTVADDGGSSGRLRREIGVLPPGDIRNCLAALADEEKLLTELFQYRFRAGDGLVGHSFGNLFLTAMSEVTGDLEQAVAASSKVLAVRGQVLPATLSDVELWAEFADGRIIKGESNIPEADGKIIRVGCIPENPPALPRALQAIREADYVIIGPGSLYTSVIPNLLVPDIREAIASLTVPRIYVCNIMTQAGETEGYTVADHICAIDRLCDRPLFDAVLVHRKTPSAEAMIRYAQERSHPVYFDREEVIHLGRRVVMANVMAENPQTHQIKHDSDRLARVLLRWYGRMQ
- the mutS gene encoding DNA mismatch repair protein MutS; the protein is MSEPFPPSSPELPSEPLPNLPPEQTVDLPERLLKHTVRYSDYRQVDRELFTPMFRQYAETKDQYPHALLMYRVGDFFETFFQDAITISRALELVLTSKDAGKDVGRIPLAGIPYHALERYCTQLVEKGFAIAICDQVEDPALAQGLVKREVTRVITPGTLLEEGMLTARQNNFLAAVVIAGNHWGLSYADVSTGEFLTTQSQDLDQLAQELMRLQPSEVLVPTNAPDLGGLLRPGQSSPHLPDCLPRQFCYTLRSQLAFETQEARQRLLQTFRLRSLEGLGCDHLPLAVRAAGGLLHYLEDTQKENPLLLQPLCTYALTEFLVLDHQTRRNLEITQTARDGTYTGSLLWALDRTVTSMGGRLLRRWLLQPLLDGTAIRDRQATIQELCDRGSLRQTLQVLLKQIYDIERLTGRAGSGTANARDLVDLADSLEKLPDLAAVVASAQSSYLTALQQVPPQLDQLGQVLRSHLQDNPPLSLTEGNLIRPGIDARLDSLRQQVEADQQWIAQLEVTERQRTGISNLKVGFNKTFGYYLGLSRSKADQAPDDYIRKQTLTNEERYVTLELKERESRIFNARDDLNRLEYEVFVELRQQVAAEAEAIRAVAQAIAAVDALVGLADVAVYQGYCCPEIREDRIIYVEEGRHPVVEQSLPAGFFVPNSIHLGSDRPADSSLPTEAIAPDLIILTGPNASGKSCYLRQVGLIQLMAQVGSFVPARAASLGICDRIFTRVGAVDDLATGQSTFMVEMNETANILNHATPQSLVLLDEIGRGTATFDGLSIAWAVAEHLAAELQARTIFATHYHELNELASLQPNVANYQVTVKEMPDQIIFLHQVRPGGADRSYGIEAGRLAGLPPSVIQRAKQVMAQIEQHSHIAVGLRQGTDTPEPRKRRRVKEATPIEQLDIFGRSPQSSQGLTSDGQAVYRSDV